Proteins encoded together in one Impatiens glandulifera chromosome 1, dImpGla2.1, whole genome shotgun sequence window:
- the LOC124919104 gene encoding uncharacterized protein LOC124919104: MSSGFQLDDLGSSLGRSFNESFQKFNLDYLHHEIESSPGPSLDESFRNSNSGVSSRKGSTSISAASKFYPSSKRSLKILKDFASQFLDVELLKENLEEWVDENLQQKASTDGSGPFSSPFTIEELRMLDFALEGMPFRQLVRMPCSSFPSDNPKEDEYLALEDFLYTIADSLWHAFWYNKGPFQYYVSCPHFPGTKFYTVEKAISRGRLDGISGAALVHKTRNQPDNWNEVVQFALFRQPGFSSTTICEALFYGIRILLTRASSKYNAVSCDSVFIPVVDSEFGWVLKLGGDLSKLDIGSNPYESVADWIKCHAKVNISSVDRIWNMLGNPNWGDIGTLQLVLATFYSFSQWNGLPGKSIVSLASEHSLRLHKRRMKHYLIGHRSDRDEILSTQEEQEQQTMHLKLKTGDTVLLEDDQLDQKRFQIQKRLRKWTRYTYSAIALEYPSDHSMLFYVGAHSSRLEPSWEDMSLWYQVKRQTKVLNILNKQGISSKYLPKIVSSGRILHPGPCEKESPSGRCDHPWCGTPVLVTYPIGEPISSVVARDGKFSSLDAICLCRDSLTALRSAKMACIQHGDICPENVIRVTNSNTNGFYYVPISWGRAVLDEKDSPAINLQFSSAHALQHGKLCPSSDAESLVYLIYLVCGGNLERLDSIESALQWRQKCWEKRLIQQQLGEVSAVLKAFTDYIDSLSGTPYPVDYDIWLKRLNRAVEDNSSADRGKLVVEEDIAESSGASPNGNSLSS, encoded by the exons ATGAGTTCAG GTTTTCAGCTAGATGATTTGGGCTCATCACTTGGTCGGAGTTTTAATGAGAGTTTCCAGAAGTTTAACCTTG ATTATCTGCACCATGAAATTGAGTCGTCTCCTGGGCCTAGCTTGGACGAAAGTTTCAGAAATTCAAACTCTG GTGTTTCATCTCGTAAAGGGTCGACGAGCATTTCTGCTGCAAGCAAATTCTATCCTAGTTCGAAAAGATCATTGAAGATTTTAAAGGACTTCGCAAGCCAATTCCTGGACGTCGAGTTACTTAAGGAGAATCTCGAAGAATGGGTTGACGAAAATTTGCAACAAAAAGCATCGACAGATGGCAGCGGTCCATTCAGTTCCCCATTTACGATTGAAGAACTACGCATGCTCGATTTTGCACTAGAAGGGATGCCATTTCGCCAACTTGTCCGCATGCCTTGCTCATCTTTTCCCTCTGACAATCCAAAAGAAGATGAATACTTAGCCCTCGAAGATTTTCTCTACACAATAGCCGATAGCCTGTGGCATGCATTTTGGTACAACAAAGGACCGTTCCAATACTATGTTTCTTGTCCACATTTTCCAGGAACCAAATTTTACACAGTGGAGAAAGCGATTTCTAGGGGACGGCTTGACGGGATTTCTGGTGCTGCATTGGTACACAAAACGAGAAATCAGCCTGACAATTGGAATGAAGTTGTTCAGTTTGCACTCTTTAGACAGCCAGGATTTTCTTCAACCACAATCTGTGAAGCTCTCTTCTATGGCATCCGAATTCTTCTAACGAGAGCTTCTAGCAAATACAATGCGGTTTCTTGTGATTCGGTTTTTATTCCGGTTGTGGATTCAGAGTTCGGTTGGGTATTGAAACTCGGGGGAGACCTCAGCAAACTTGATATTGGATCTAATCCATACGAGTCAGTAGCCGATTGGATTAAATGTCATGCTAAAGTCAACATTTCCTCAGTTGACCGTATATGGAATATGCTAGGCAACCCGAACTGGGGAGATATTGGAACACTTCAACTGGTTTTGGCTACATTCTACTCATTTTCACAATGGAATGGACTTCCAGGCAAGTCGATAGTCTCTCTTGCATCGGAACACAGCCTTCGTCTCCACAAACGTAGGATGAAACATTACCTGATCGGACACAGGAGCGATCGAGATGAGATTCTGTCAACACAAGAAGAGCAAGAGCAACAAACGATGCACTTGAAACTAAAAACGGGCGACACAGTACTTTTGGAAGACGATCAACTAGATCAGAAACGTTTCCAGATACAGAAACGTTTGAGGAAGTGGACACGATACACATACAGCGCTATCGCTTTGGAATATCCAAGCGATCATTCAATGTTGTTTTACGTTGGTGCTCATTCGTCTCGATTAGAGCCATCTTGGGAGGATATGAGTTTATGGTATCAAGTTAAAAGGCAGACAAAGGTATTGAATATCTTGAACAAACAAGGGATTTCAAGCAAATACTTGCCGAAAATAGTTTCCTCGGGGAGAATACTCCATCCGGGTCCCTGTGAGAAGGAGAGTCCTTCAGGACGTTGCGATCACCCGTGGTGCGGGACACCTGTTCTCGTTACGTATCCAATCGGAGAGCCAATTTCATCTGTAGTTGCCCGAGACGGGAAGTTCTCTTCTTTGGATGCGATTTGTCTTTGTCGCGACAGCCTAACTGCTTTACGAAGCGCGAAAATGGCTTGCATCCAGCATGGCGATATCTGTCCAGAGAACGTAATACGAGTGACGAATTCCAACACGAATGGCTTTTATTACGTCCCGATCTCGTGGGGACGGGCAGTTTTGGACGAAAAAGATAGCCCCGCGATCAATTTACAATTCTCGTCTGCTCATGCTCTTCAGCATGGAAAGCTCTGTCCTTCGTCTGATGCTGAAAGCCTCGTTTACTTGATTTATTTGGTGTGTGGGGGGAATTTGGAGCGGTTGGATTCTATTGAATCGGCTTTACAGTGGAGACAGAAATGCTGGGAGAAGCGGCTGATACAGCAGCAGTTGGGCGAGGTTTCGGCAGTTTTGAAGGCATTCACAGATTATATAGATTCCCTATCAGGAACCCCTTATCCTGTAGATTATGATATTTGGCTGAAAAGATTGAACAGAGCTGTGGAAGATAACTCATCAGCTGATAGAGGAAAGCttgttgttgaagaagatattgCTGAGTCCTCTGGAGCCTCACCTAATGGGAACTCCCTTTCTTCTTGA